In one window of Ruminococcus albus AD2013 DNA:
- a CDS encoding electron transporter RnfD, translating into METRIPEGKKLISPTDKMSYMGRIDFDDPNAPVFIWAGSNVRMRFKGTSVSAVIFNRRFFNKMSVGYVIDGKVCRADFGEENEWEKEYCLTLADGLEDGEHEIVLFKRQDASHYFRFLGFVIDGEVLEAPALPSRKIEVFGDSVSAGAVVEARDFEGKCDPEGHEGIYDNAWYSYASITARNLGAQLNCTAQGGISVFDNTGWFHAPDFIGMETAYDKLCYYPEGERGYTPWDFGRYTPNVVIFAVGQNDSHNEAEGDPDITDISFRTRWKEGYKGIIKELRAKYHRAYFVLLLTVLGHDPEWDKAVDEIAYELSDSRIRHFMFTRTGKATPGHPRISEQYEMAEELTAYLSGLGEDIWK; encoded by the coding sequence ATGGAAACAAGGATACCCGAGGGCAAAAAGCTTATCAGCCCCACAGACAAGATGTCCTACATGGGCAGGATAGACTTTGACGACCCGAATGCGCCCGTATTCATTTGGGCAGGTTCAAATGTGCGCATGAGGTTCAAAGGCACGAGTGTCAGTGCAGTGATATTCAACAGGCGTTTTTTCAACAAAATGTCTGTCGGATATGTTATCGACGGCAAGGTATGCCGTGCTGATTTCGGCGAGGAAAACGAATGGGAAAAAGAGTACTGTCTTACGCTTGCAGATGGTCTTGAAGACGGCGAACACGAGATAGTGCTTTTCAAGCGTCAGGACGCATCTCACTATTTCAGGTTTTTAGGCTTTGTCATTGATGGTGAAGTTCTTGAAGCCCCTGCGCTTCCCTCAAGGAAGATAGAGGTATTCGGCGATTCGGTATCGGCGGGCGCAGTAGTTGAAGCCCGTGATTTTGAGGGCAAGTGCGACCCTGAGGGACACGAGGGCATTTACGACAATGCGTGGTACAGCTATGCTTCGATAACTGCGCGAAATCTCGGGGCACAGCTTAACTGCACAGCCCAGGGCGGTATTTCGGTATTTGACAACACAGGCTGGTTCCACGCCCCTGATTTCATCGGTATGGAGACTGCCTACGACAAGCTTTGTTATTATCCCGAGGGTGAAAGGGGTTACACCCCATGGGATTTTGGCAGATACACCCCGAATGTGGTGATATTCGCGGTCGGACAGAATGACAGTCACAACGAAGCCGAGGGCGACCCCGACATAACCGATATATCTTTCCGCACCCGCTGGAAAGAGGGTTACAAGGGGATAATAAAGGAACTTCGCGCAAAGTACCACCGTGCATATTTTGTGCTTCTGCTGACGGTACTTGGTCACGACCCCGAATGGGACAAAGCTGTTGACGAGATAGCTTATGAGCTTTCTGACAGCAGGATACGACATTTCATGTTCACCCGCACAGGCAAGGCGACTCCGGGGCATCCTAGGATATCCGAGCAATACGAGATGGCAGAGGAGCTTACTGCTTATCTTTCGGGGCTTGGGGAGGATATCTGGAAGTAG